TATTATGCAACAATCCCACTTAGGGTGGTTAATCTCTGGGCctataagtcatacccagcctaATATGCAACCAAATACTAATGTTCATTGTCATTTCACtaaggaaatacatgattcactaaagttattttgggaaatTGATTAATTTCACCCCCatatgttaaagttaaaagttacctaattttaaacaaaaagacAAGATATTTTAGGGGTAAGTTAGTCTCCTAAACTAGATTAATTGCATTTCAATTGATATCGATTCAAATTTTCCAATTACTAAACTATttatgattattctattttatgCATGACATGTAAAATCTTTGACCCACTGGGACTATTATCTGCATGCACTATTAAAGCCAAAATTATGCTACAAAAGCTTTGGAGCCTAAAATTGGACTGGGATGATCCAGTGCCGCCTAACTTATCCAAAGattggtctataattgccaACAATCTAAATAAACTATCTTCATTATACATACCTCGCCATGTTGTTTGTAATGAACCCATATCAATTGAGTTGCATTGTTTTGTGGACGCATCACAGGATGCCTATGGCACCTGTATCTATCTGCGCTCAATTGACAAAGATAACAATGTTTCAGTCAAGTTATTATGCGCCAAGGCTCGAGTCGCGCCTATCAAACCTACAACTATTCCGCGACTGGAGCTCTGTGGTGGCCTCTTGGGAGCTCGCCTATGTTCTAAATTGATATAATCTctaaaattggattttaaacAAGTAGTATTTTGGACTGactctacaattttattaagttgGATCAAAACACCTCAAAAATTACTAAAAGCCTTTGTTTCTAACAGAATTCAAGAAATTAACGAGCTCACAAGCGGTCACACTTGGCGACACGTTCCTACCGATATCAATCCGGCTGATTTGGCCTCTCGAGGAGTCGAACCCCAAGACCTAGAACCCACTAGTATATGGTGGTCAGGGCCTCCTTACCTAGCACACGATTATGTAGAGTGGCCACAGCAACTTATTAATTTTTCTGTTGAAGTTCCTGAATTAAAAGttcatttaaatattgaaaaacctacatttattgattttgacaaatattcgtcctatagtaaattaaaaagaatatttgcctATGTATTGCGATTTGCcaacaatgttaataaaaacaagGCTAAGATTACGGGCTCACTACAAGTTGAAGAGTTGAATAAATCTCAAACattgttaattaaattctgtCAATTTGAATCTTTTCATACAGAAATTAATACTATTTCAAAGAGCCAACCATTGCATCATAAGTCTAAACTTTTACCTCTAAATCCATTCCTCGACGCAGATGGCGTCCTACGAGTAGGAGGAAGGCTAAAATTATCTAATCACGAGTTCGATAAAAAACAtcctataattttagataaacatcgATTAACTagattgattttaattgatgAACATTTACGTCTTTTTCACGCAGGGCCTCAGCTCCTGCTAGCTTCCATCAGGGACACCTTCTGGCCCCTGGGTGGCAGGGCGCTTGCTCGCAGCGTCACGAAGGCCTGCGTCACTTGCATCCGTTGGCGCGGCAAGACTATGCAGCCCCTTATGGGCCACTTGCCGGTCAACCGCACTAATGtgtcattcccattttattattGTGGCGCCGATTTTGCCGGGCCATTTCAAATATCCAGTCGTAAAGGACGTGGCAATCGCATCACCAAATGTTATCTATGTATATTTGTATGTCTTACAACCAAGGCTGTCCACCTTGAGGTGGTCAGTGACCTAAGTACTGaagcttttattttatgtcttcgACGTTTTGTATCTCGCCGCGGCAAACCCATACGATCCATTGCGACAACGGCACTAACTTCGTTGGGGCAAACAATGAACTAAGTAGAATGTTGCGGTCAAGTCGTCAGCCCGTATGCAATTTCACTAGTAGCGAAGGCATAACCATGAAGTTTATACCGGCATACTCCCCCAATTTCGGCGGTTTATGGGAGGCCGGCGTTAAATCGtcaaaatatcatttaaaaCGGGTCGCGGGCAATAGTTCGTTAACATTTGAAGAACTTACTACGCTCTTCGCGCAAATAGAGTCAATCCTCAATTCCCGCCCCCTGTCACCTCTATCTTCCGATCCTCTTGACCTGACTCCTATCACTCCTGGCCACTTCCTCATCGGTCGTCCACTCATGTCGGTGCCATCTCATCCGCCTGAAGAACTGAAGTCTACCAATCGCTACCACATCATAGAGAGACTCCGGCAGCAATTTTGGGACAGATGGAGGACGGAGTACCTATCAGAGCTCCAGGTCCGAACGAAGTGGAGGACAATGCAGCATCAAGCCAAGGAAGGCGACCTGGTCCTACTCAAAGAAGACCACGCCCCACCTATGAAATGGCGCCTAGGACGGATTGTCAAACTCTACCCCGGACCCGACAATATCACCAGAGTTGTGGATGTCAACACGGCCAAAGGAATTGTCCGCCGTGCTCTCAACAAGCTCGTCGCACTGCCGCCTTCGAATGAAGTTGAAACCCAGTCACCTGCTTTCAACGGGCCCCAGTATGTTCGCGCTGCTACATCAGCGCCACCACCGGCGACGCTAGCGCCCCCTATCATAATCAAGCATGCTCCATAGAAAGAGGTCTATGGAGCCGAGAGAATTTTGGTCTATGCGACGACCGCCAACGAAAGCGTCGCTTCCATTTTTTTACCGCCAAcgagaaaggctttattttctgtaatgtacctataatattgtttaaaccgAAGTAAAACCCAATGTTCACCGAAGAATGGCTTATTATTGAAAAGGCCCCTAATTTCAAGATCCTACAAACTACAAACTACAATCCTAAGCTCCAACAACGTTTTAAAAATGGCGCTAGCTTCGTCTGGGCCGCGTCTGCGCGCGCGGCCCGTATTCCGCGCGCATCCCGCCTTTCCGCCGGTGCGTGTGGCTACCGTGACCATATAGGAATACGGCTCCAGGACACGAGCGTGTCAAATTAAGGAGAACAAACGATAGCGCCGCTAGAGTTTTGACAGTTAATGCTTCAAAATAGGTATACAACTGAGTCCCAAACTCTCAATAGTGCTGTACCTCGACATCACAATCTACAACCTCAAAAAGACAACTTTCTGGCAGTATCTGGATGTAAAAAGAGGAAGATTGTGCTTTTTGACGTTTTCCTATTACCATCAGAAGTGGATTGTTGTGCCAGGCTAAAACGATGATGATCATATAATCAGTTGAAAAAAAGTATGATTTGACATCCAACATCCATCAAATTCACTGACTCATTTGGTAACTGACAGATGACTCTACATCACTAGAATCATGGTGAAGGTACAAAGAAAGAAAAGCATTTGTGATAGATTCTGCTGATGGAATCCATTTTAGAAACGGTTAttgaaaccaaaacattacacttttgtgtcttttaaataattaagcaCTAGATCTCTGTCCTTCCGAAAACTGCAACCCTTTAACTACTCTCGCATTGTGCGTAATAGAAATTCTTGTAATTGTCACCTTTATTTTACCCAAAACCTAAAAATGACCAAATTAGTAGATACTAAGTCCCGTATAACTGGCCAGTCTGGCTACCTTAGCGCATCAGCCGTGTCAACAAACTGCGTTTAGTGCAGGAATGCGCGGGAGCATTGTTCTGGAGGTGGGCGCAGCTATGGGCAGGAATATGCCTTCGTATGGTGACGTCATTATCATTCTGCCCATTTAGTCATTTCAATATCATTTTAACCTAATTTATGTAATAGtcatttttacatgtttttattTACCTTATTCGTCTTTAGGTTATTAAAAGCGTATTTGGCCATGATCCGCCTGATGTCATTCTTATCCAGAAAAGACCAAATccagtaatatttttattcaaatcatAGGTGCGTATTCTGAAAAGATGTCCAATATTTTACGGTGAATGCCGTAAATAAACTCAAGAAAGATTCAGCCCTATTATTACTTGAgtatgaatattatttatatcactTCTCTGAATGACCACTGTGAATTTGTTTTTcgatctgtgtgcttaccatgagtttacgttaggtgagctcgctagcgaatacgtcaaaaaattctatgaagattttattttttgaaagtagccgctagtgGCGCTGCATGATATGTCATAcatataaatgtcattttttacgcagtcgctagcgagcacacccaacgtaaactcatggtaagcacactggatGTGGATTGACAGAAATACCGATCAGAAGAACAATTTGATTGTTATTTGCCAAGAAAATTAAGTAATTTGGACTTAAATGTTAATTTAGAAGGGggttcatcgtcatcatcttttcagccataggacgtccactgaacataggcctcccccaatcaaTGCAGATTACATTTTGCCTGCCACTTCACTTGTGAAGGCAATGCACCATAGCACCGCAACAAAGCAACGTGTGTGTGGCCGACTTAATTAAGATTTTAGTTATCTTTTAGTACATAGCTTGTAAACGCGAGCAGTTCTGGTGAAAACCCATTAACTTGTCCCAGAGTACTGAGTACTGACATTACCCGGGTAATGACAATATGCTTTGCTAACTAAGAAGATTGACGTGTAATGACACCTCTTGTAATTGCATTGATAAAACATATGACAAGCCATTTTTTCTGCTTCAGAACCCAAATGGCACTGgtgtattgttttgtttaatattttattcattttttaatagcacaaattataataaatgctagacaaattatattaaacttatgcccgttttcaccatcaatccctaactttaaagtgacccctatggtaactcataacaggaattttgttatcaaaggggtcacttaaaaattagtgattgatggtaaaaacagGCATTATTATCCAAAGTTAGTGTAGAACTATTTATAGCtaagttaaaatataaaattaggtACTTGGAAAGAATCTGTGATCTTGAATTTAAACAACGAATAAACTTATTAAACAATGCAATTAATGACATTAtgggttaaagttttatagaATCACGCGATTTTCTCACCATTAtactataatttttatattgttaCTCAATATACTTAATACGCAACGCATACGAGTAATTATGTACAACATagaatgcaataaagattttgaatttgaatttgaatttgaataaaataaataaaaagtttttatttcgaacAGCTCATAGTTCATAGTGTGGTTAGCTTTGCTTacaattaacaaataaaagtaaattagaGTTACGTCTtcctgtagtggagactaaggcccagaacagacggtgaaacgcaactgcaacgaaactgtaactgctagttacttttgagttgcatctaagtttctgccgtagcgtccgttgagagaccacacatgacgcgaccagtttgaaactttcagtttcattcatcagaatcatcagaaagttgcagttgcgtttcaccgtctgttctgggcctaaatgatctgatgatggtgATGCGTGATGATGAACTGAGAATTAGGCTCAGTGGTGACTATTGGAGAGACTGTCCAGCAAAACTAAGTGAGGTTGAcgataaatcatcatcatcatcacttcggccataggacgtccactgcttaacataggcttaccccaatgatttccataatgatctgttggtagaggcctgcatccagcgccttcctgctacctttatgaggtcctcTGTCCACCTTGCGGGACGacatcctacgctgcgttttccggtacgtggcctcctctccagaaccttgctgccccatcggccgtcagttctgcgtactatgtgctctgcccattgccactgaatcagcttgctaatccgtcgggctatgacGATAAATATGTGTAGATAATTTTTCTAATAGATCGAACGTTCGCAAGCAAGTTACATATAACTGATCTAATGTAAGCCCTCCATATAATTACGAGCACTTGTGCAAATCGTGTTTGACGGTGAATAAATCATTAAATCCTTTGTTCACCAGAAGATATATTTCAGACGGAAAACTACTGCGATGGACAAATAATTCTTATAGGCCTGTAAAATATAAGTGTTTTGACCTTAATTGTAAGTTTACACAGCTCATAATAAAGTAATACTATTCACAGTAACAATTATGATTATCttctatgtaggtactatgaAGATATAGGagccattttgaaaaaaatgccTGATAGGTGGTCAACTGTACGTAAGTATATTTTTCGTAATTTAGATTAAACCttaaataaacagaaaacttTTCGCAATAATTAATtgcttaataaaatatgatatttctcTTTCTTTGTGAAAGTGTTATGTAACATAGAATATAGTATAATATAATTAGAATGGTTATAAAGTCAGTAAAAACAGTGATACAAGACTGTGAAGTTTTTTATAGATGTATCTTCCGCACATATAATATGTATGCAATAACTTACACGCAATTAGTTTGAAAAGGTGTGATTCACGTAATtctatgtaaaaataataagcaaTGCTATCCCTGACTTTATACTTTCAGGGATATATTTATTTTCACGCCAATATGGTAAACACTAGTCGATCCAAGACTCTACCTACtcaaatagaaagaaagaaacatttattgcaatggacatcacaaaagacaaaagaggtaaataaaaaaaaaaataaaaaaaaagacagaagTAACACATAAAACATACTTACAATGGAAGAGAAAATAAACTGTGAAGTGCCACcttgtcgcacagcgatgcccatcgtaatgggactccactcatatgccgtggcccacggtgaggaaggccacgacgctggttttcagtgtgccctatgccgagtgggagtcacggacactaacctatcatcatcataatcatcatcatcatcatttcagccacagggcgtccactgctgaacataggcctcacccaatgacttccacagcgcacggtttgtagcggcctacatccagcgccctcctgctacctttatcaggtcgtctcactaacctatactgcataaatACTCAATGGTCTCAAAATTAGTAAAAGCTTAGTTGGCTTCGTTAATGTTAATCAGCACTATTCGCTTGCAAGTTGCTTGAGTCCATTGGTGTGGAAAATATAAAACGTCTATGGGCCCGGTTCTTAATAAGTGCCCTATAAGTATAACAGACtcgaaatgttctaaaaatgtCGCAATTATTAAACTTGTACCAACTTGTactgttgggttttattgggtGAACCTATATAAATGTTATTTGCCTTTTGCCTTTGGAACGCTCTTCCCGAAAATATTAGGCAGGCTTCCAGTAAGTTTGTTTTCAAACACTCCGTGCGCAAGCATTTCCTCGAACTTATCCCGTCAAATTCTCTGTTTGGCCTATAGGTTAACTGGTAGAGAGTGCCacacggcattaagttcgccttttgtgccttttgtgtgcaataaagattttaaataaataaaataaagtgtcTAGGCAACTCATAGGTTGCTAATACAAAGTGTACACGCAGCTTTACATTTAGCAGCAACTTTTATTtacctaaattattataaagaaaaataaagagctTTATAACACGGTGAGTTTAGGAGCTGGCGATAATTCACTGAGCCAGCGGCATGTCCGTATCTTCATTAGTGGTCACGCTGAATTAATACGGTAATGGCGGGTTCGGGTTTTCAAGCTGTTTCGTGGCTCGTTGCTTTTCGAACTTGGCGCCGCCATCTTAGGGCAGGCAGTCAGTGCGAGCGATGCGAGTAGGCCTGCGAGTGCTCTGCCATTTGTTTTAGCGCCTAGATACATATGCAACGTTATGCTACAGTAGTTGTATCAGTTGTATGCGACAAACTCAATTAAAGTTGCTGAAGTAGTTGCGGTGTCCAGccgtaggattttttttttttgagacaTAACGTACTCATCATGATGCGTCTTCAGTTGACCATAGAATTGTTTTTGCATTACACCCCGTATACGTAATCAAATTTTATCTGTTTCTTTTAGTGTAGGTACCTGTTATTTATCTCTGTAAAGAGCAGTCGGTGGTATTTGTAAGGACCCACGTTGGTCGCCAGATATAATGAGAGGTCGTGACGATGTACTAGCACATCTTTGAGGGTGAATGAAACCCTAGCCACACCCTAGCGTATTTGTAGATAGGTAATTTCAAAATCAAGTGTGTACAGTTAGTCGATACGGTATAACTATGCAAGCCTAAATCTATCTATAGCTCTGCTACCACTGGTCCGTCATCCCGGCGTTTGCCCCATCACGCGAGCTCGCAACGCCGGAGCGTCAGGAGTCGCACCCGATATCGTTAATATAAA
The DNA window shown above is from Ostrinia nubilalis chromosome 13, ilOstNubi1.1, whole genome shotgun sequence and carries:
- the LOC135077276 gene encoding uncharacterized protein LOC135077276; this translates as MKFIPAYSPNFGGLWEAGVKSSKYHLKRVAGNSSLTFEELTTLFAQIESILNSRPLSPLSSDPLDLTPITPGHFLIGRPLMSVPSHPPEELKSTNRYHIIERLRQQFWDRWRTEYLSELQVRTKWRTMQHQAKEGDLVLLKEDHAPPMKWRLGRIVKLYPGPDNITRVVDVNTAKGIVRRALNKLVALPPSNEVETQSPAFNGPQYVRAATSAPPPATLAPPIIIKHAP